From the genome of Neomonachus schauinslandi chromosome 5, ASM220157v2, whole genome shotgun sequence, one region includes:
- the LOC110577840 gene encoding olfactory receptor 10P1, translating to MAEENHTLPEFLLLGFSDLRALQGPLFWVVLLVYLVTLLSNSTIILLTQASPALHSPMYYFLRHLSVVELLYTSDIVPRTLADLASPHPQAISFQGCVAQMYVFIVLGISECCLLTAMAYDRYLATCRPLHYSALMNWRACMAMVAVSWLMGIITATTHASLIFTLPFPSHPIVPHFLCDILPVLRLASAGKHKSEISVVTATVVFIMVPFSLIMASYARILGAILAMASTQSRRKVFSTCSSHLLVVFLFFATASITYIQPQGGSSVTMNRILSLFYTVITPMLNPIIYTLRNKEVAGALRHMVKRQVSSP from the coding sequence ATGGCTGAGGAAAATCATACTCTGCCTGAATTTCTCCTTCTAGGATTCTCTGACCTCAGGGCCCTACAGGGCCCCCTGTTCTGGGTGGTGCTTCTGGTCTACCTGGTCACCTTGCTCAGTAACTCTACAATCATCCTCCTCACACAGGCTAGCCCTGCCCTGCACTCACCCATGTACTACTTCCTGCGTCACCTCTCAGTGGTGGAGCTCCTGTACACCTCGGATATTGTGCCCAGGACCCTGGCCGACCtggcctccccacacccccaagcCATCTCCTTCCAGGGCTGTGTAGCCCAGATGTATGTCTTCATTGTCCTGGGCATTTCAGAGTGCTGCCTGCTCAcagccatggcctatgaccgctaccTTGCCACCTGCCGGCCCCTGCACTATTCCGCCCTCATGAACTGGCGGGCCTGCATGGCCATGGTGGCTGTCTCCTGGCTCATGGGCATCATCACAGCCACCACCCACGCGTCCCTCATCTTCACTCTGCCtttccccagccaccccatcgtCCCGCACTTCCTCTGTGACATCCTGCCAGTACTGAGACTGGCAAGTGCTGGGAAGCACAAGAGTGAAATCTCTGTGGTGACAGCCACCGTGGTCTTCATCATGGTCCCCTTCTCTCTGATCATGGCTTCTTATGCCCGCATCCTGGGGGCCATCCTGGCAATGGCCTCCACCCAGAGCCGCCGCAAGGTCTTCTccacctgctcctcccacctGCTTGTGGTCTTCCTCTTCTTTGCAACAGCCAGCATCACCTACATCCAGCCCCAGGGGGGCTCCTCTGTCACCATGAACCGCATCCTCAGCCTCTTCTACACAGTCATCACACCCATGCTCAACCCCATCATCTATACCCTTCGGAACAAGGAGGTGGCAGGTGCCCTGCGGCACATGGTCAAGAGGCAGGTCTCCTCACCCTGA